One genomic segment of Bacteroides caccae includes these proteins:
- a CDS encoding ATP-dependent helicase, translated as MNTNYIEELNESQCAAVTYNDGPSLVIAGAGSGKTRVLTYKIAYLLENGYNPWNILALTFTNKAAREMKERIARQVGMERARYLWMGTFHSIFSRILRAEASYIGFTSKFTIYDTADSKSLLITIIDEVLKEKVHEDLLRKYGNRPDLEEKEKAKVIELKKIYKPGVVQARISNAKNHLVTPTGYAANKEAYEGDMAAKMPAIRDIYTRYWERCRWAGAMDFDDLLVYTYILFRDFPDVLARYRDQFRYVLVDEYQDTNYAQHSIVLQLTKENQRVCVVGDDAQSIYSFRGADIDNILYFTKIYPDTKVFKLEQNYRSTQTIVCAANSLIEKNERQIRKAVFSEKEKGEPIGVFQAYSDVEEGDIVANKIAELRREFRYGYAEFAILYRTNAQSRVFEEALRKRSMPYKIYGGLSFYQRKEIKDVIAYFRLVVNPNDEEAFKRIINYPARGIGDTTVGKIISAATDNGVSLWAALCEPLSYGLNINKGTHAKLQGFRELIEGFITGQADKNAYEIGTDIIRRSGIINDVCQDTSPENLSRKENIEELVNGMNDFCALRQEEGNPNISLTDFLSEIALLTDQDSDKADDGEKITLMTVHSAKGLEFKNVFVVGLEENLFPSGMAGDSPRALEEERRLFYVAITRAEEHCYLSFAKTRFRYGKMEFGSPSRFLRDIDVHYLQLPHEAGVSRSVDEGAGRFRREIEGGFTRSASPSRASFGSSSSEQRARSKAQIIAPSVPRNLKKVSAVSGSSSAQSAASNAASVTGVRAGQMIEHERFGLGEVMKVEGTGDNAKATIHFKNAGDKQLLLRFARFKVIK; from the coding sequence ATGAATACCAATTATATAGAGGAGTTGAATGAGAGTCAGTGTGCTGCAGTGACTTATAACGACGGACCTTCGCTGGTAATAGCCGGTGCCGGTTCGGGAAAGACGCGCGTATTGACTTATAAAATTGCCTATTTGCTTGAGAACGGTTACAACCCGTGGAACATCCTTGCACTGACCTTTACCAATAAGGCGGCGCGTGAGATGAAGGAGCGTATTGCCCGTCAGGTAGGTATGGAGCGGGCACGTTATTTGTGGATGGGCACTTTCCATTCCATTTTCTCCCGTATCCTTCGTGCCGAAGCATCATATATCGGATTTACTTCCAAATTTACTATTTATGATACAGCAGATAGCAAAAGTCTGCTTATTACAATCATAGACGAAGTGTTAAAAGAAAAAGTTCATGAGGATTTGTTACGTAAATATGGTAATCGACCTGATTTGGAGGAGAAAGAAAAGGCGAAAGTCATCGAATTGAAGAAAATCTATAAGCCGGGAGTCGTACAGGCACGTATTTCCAATGCCAAAAATCATCTGGTCACTCCTACGGGGTATGCCGCTAACAAAGAGGCTTATGAAGGCGATATGGCCGCTAAAATGCCTGCTATCCGTGATATTTATACCCGTTACTGGGAGAGATGCCGCTGGGCCGGGGCAATGGACTTCGATGATTTGCTGGTGTATACTTATATCCTGTTCCGTGATTTCCCGGATGTGCTGGCGCGTTATCGTGATCAGTTCCGTTATGTGTTGGTGGACGAGTATCAAGATACGAACTATGCGCAGCACAGCATTGTCCTGCAACTGACGAAGGAAAACCAGCGTGTCTGCGTGGTAGGGGATGATGCACAGAGTATCTACTCCTTCCGGGGTGCGGATATTGATAACATCCTTTATTTTACAAAAATCTATCCGGATACGAAAGTCTTCAAGTTGGAACAGAATTATCGCTCTACGCAAACGATCGTCTGTGCTGCCAACAGTCTGATTGAGAAGAATGAACGTCAGATACGGAAAGCCGTATTCTCGGAGAAAGAAAAGGGAGAGCCTATTGGGGTATTTCAAGCTTACAGTGATGTGGAAGAAGGGGATATTGTGGCGAACAAAATAGCAGAATTGCGCCGGGAGTTTCGTTACGGATATGCCGAATTTGCTATCTTATATCGAACGAATGCGCAGAGCCGTGTTTTTGAGGAAGCACTTCGGAAACGAAGTATGCCCTATAAGATATATGGAGGACTCTCGTTTTACCAGCGTAAGGAGATAAAGGATGTGATTGCTTACTTCCGGTTGGTGGTGAATCCGAATGATGAAGAAGCGTTCAAACGTATCATTAATTATCCTGCCCGTGGTATCGGGGATACTACTGTCGGAAAGATTATATCGGCGGCTACCGATAATGGCGTCAGCCTTTGGGCGGCACTTTGTGAACCATTGAGTTATGGGCTCAATATCAATAAAGGGACGCATGCGAAATTGCAAGGTTTCCGTGAACTGATTGAGGGTTTTATTACCGGTCAGGCGGATAAGAATGCATACGAAATAGGAACAGATATTATCCGTCGGTCCGGTATCATCAATGATGTCTGTCAGGATACGTCGCCTGAAAACTTGAGCAGGAAAGAAAATATCGAGGAGTTGGTGAACGGGATGAATGACTTTTGTGCTTTGCGGCAGGAAGAAGGTAACCCGAACATTTCCCTGACCGATTTTCTTTCGGAGATTGCCTTGCTTACCGATCAGGACTCTGATAAAGCGGATGACGGGGAAAAGATAACCTTGATGACCGTGCATTCGGCTAAAGGACTGGAATTTAAGAACGTATTTGTGGTCGGGCTGGAAGAAAATCTCTTTCCCAGTGGAATGGCAGGAGATTCTCCTCGTGCATTGGAAGAAGAACGCCGTTTGTTCTATGTGGCGATCACCCGTGCGGAAGAACATTGCTATCTTTCGTTTGCAAAGACCCGTTTTCGTTACGGAAAAATGGAATTTGGAAGTCCCAGCCGCTTCTTGCGTGATATTGATGTTCATTATTTGCAATTACCGCATGAGGCAGGAGTGAGTCGTTCGGTTGATGAAGGCGCAGGGCGTTTCCGTAGGGAGATTGAGGGAGGCTTCACTCGTTCCGCTTCTCCGTCGCGTGCTTCTTTCGGTAGTAGTTCTTCCGAACAGCGTGCACGTTCGAAAGCACAGATTATAGCCCCCAGTGTGCCGAGAAACCTGAAAAAAGTGAGTGCGGTGAGTGGAAGCAGTAGTGCACAGTCGGCAGCTTCGAATGCTGCGTCGGTGACGGGAGTACGTGCCGGACAGATGATAGAGCACGAACGTTTCGGACTGGGTGAAGTGATGAAAGTGGAAGGAACGGGAGATAATGCGAAAGCAACCATTCATTTCAAAAATGCGGGTGACAAACAACTATTATTGCGTTTTGCCCGTTTTAAAGTGATAAAATAA
- a CDS encoding 6-bladed beta-propeller, with translation MKTKSTIFHRKLMMKTASLIVLSIIICACSTNNKSLLSGIEIIPVEVDEVSQDVSLFLEKIEIVPLETNDSSLFHRCNKVLYDKRTDMFVIYTSDQIIYTFSGNGQYVANSKKMKGQGPEDYVMVLDINLNPYLKGIDLLNPYGTIYTYSPTFELLAKRKFKPEFPVDYLMALDTDNYIFTNPFMWTDQEVSFVNLRTQEAISANYEGTISENTMAHNCFYHIGEQFYFVPFGLNYYFYQINAKEKKLNPIMYLDFGDAEVEDDNLPGRASGKRTDSDEERRKITEDATERYQYLRKSGKTLPLLKFFNDDYVYIFLAKAVRGYGSHYIYNRKKNEGFLLKEGKPFFMYPCFGIIDNVLLAICQPDELSQYMDRNLMSPQEIHKMETLKEDDNPVILKYYLK, from the coding sequence ATGAAAACTAAAAGTACTATTTTCCATAGAAAACTAATGATGAAAACAGCCAGTTTAATAGTATTATCGATTATTATTTGTGCGTGTTCCACGAACAATAAGAGTTTGCTAAGTGGTATTGAAATAATACCGGTCGAAGTAGATGAAGTTTCGCAGGATGTTTCATTGTTTTTAGAGAAAATAGAGATTGTGCCTTTGGAAACGAATGATTCATCTTTATTTCATAGATGTAATAAAGTCCTTTATGATAAAAGGACGGATATGTTTGTGATTTATACAAGTGATCAAATCATTTATACATTTTCGGGGAATGGGCAATATGTTGCAAATTCAAAGAAGATGAAAGGGCAAGGACCGGAAGATTACGTCATGGTATTGGATATTAATCTAAATCCTTACTTAAAAGGTATTGATCTGCTCAATCCTTATGGAACAATATATACTTATAGTCCAACATTTGAGCTATTGGCAAAGAGAAAGTTTAAACCGGAATTTCCTGTGGATTACTTGATGGCTTTAGATACAGATAATTATATCTTTACTAATCCTTTTATGTGGACGGATCAAGAAGTTTCATTTGTTAATTTGAGAACTCAAGAAGCTATTAGTGCAAATTATGAAGGAACTATTTCCGAAAACACTATGGCGCATAATTGTTTTTATCATATAGGAGAACAATTTTATTTTGTTCCTTTCGGACTTAATTATTATTTCTATCAAATAAATGCGAAAGAAAAGAAACTTAATCCTATTATGTATCTTGATTTTGGGGATGCGGAAGTTGAAGATGATAACTTGCCTGGAAGGGCGAGCGGAAAGAGAACTGACTCTGATGAGGAAAGAAGAAAAATAACAGAAGACGCAACGGAAAGATATCAATATCTGAGGAAATCAGGAAAGACTTTGCCATTGCTTAAATTTTTCAATGATGATTATGTATATATCTTTTTAGCTAAAGCAGTGAGAGGATATGGCAGTCATTATATTTATAATAGGAAAAAGAATGAAGGTTTTCTGTTGAAAGAAGGAAAGCCCTTCTTTATGTATCCTTGTTTTGGTATAATAGATAATGTATTACTTGCTATTTGCCAACCGGATGAGTTGTCTCAATATATGGATCGTAATTTGATGTCACCACAAGAAATTCATAAAATGGAGACGCTGAAAGAAGACGATAATCCTGTAATATTGAAATATTATTTGAAATGA